A genomic stretch from uncultured Cohaesibacter sp. includes:
- a CDS encoding iron ABC transporter permease: protein MAKATTTGAEGSALLRWIATSGLLLVVAVPCLFIVFQAIFPDIGSGSLAAPFSLFFKTLYDPALFGLAGNTLILGIGTVFFAFLFAVPLAALRALFKVPGAIIWDALLLIPFMIPPYIAALGWIMTLQPHGYMEQITGINLAGLIFSVPGIMIIMGLNTFSVVYFVLSRTFETIGARYSEVGRVFGAGQWRSFGRITFPLAMPGLAASLLLVFAMSIEEYGTPAALGHRIGFDVLVTGIENRISEWPIDLPGSATLSLVLVAMALVAFMIQRWLLTRRDYRIVSGKPQASAKRALGLWAVPVSLYFGFITFLATGLPILAILATALSRTISGGLTAKNMGMDNFYELLGKGSEGLVALGNSLALGVSTALLAGLLGAITAYSVVKGRGRFRLVLDALSITPNSLPGVVVAVGIILAWNQPWLPVTPYNTPFILLLAYICILLPQPVRYATASLHQLGDNLESAARVCGSGPLKAFIRIILPLILPSMVTSMILVFAVASRELVASLLVAPIGFQTIAVYIWTQFDQGSAGLGMAMAFCAIMITTLIPLGLIGLLRWLSKGQVAGLN from the coding sequence ATGGCAAAGGCAACGACGACAGGCGCAGAAGGCAGCGCACTTCTAAGATGGATTGCCACTTCCGGGTTGCTGCTCGTCGTTGCCGTTCCCTGCCTGTTCATTGTATTTCAGGCAATTTTTCCCGATATCGGCAGCGGCTCTCTGGCCGCTCCCTTTTCGCTCTTTTTCAAAACCCTTTATGATCCGGCCCTGTTCGGCCTTGCAGGCAACACGCTGATACTGGGTATCGGCACTGTCTTTTTTGCGTTTCTCTTCGCCGTTCCCCTTGCGGCCTTGCGTGCACTCTTCAAGGTGCCCGGCGCGATCATCTGGGACGCGTTGTTGCTGATCCCTTTCATGATCCCGCCTTATATCGCAGCACTTGGCTGGATCATGACGCTGCAGCCCCATGGCTATATGGAGCAGATAACGGGCATCAATCTGGCTGGCCTGATCTTTTCTGTGCCCGGTATCATGATCATCATGGGGCTCAACACCTTCTCGGTGGTCTATTTCGTTCTCTCGCGCACCTTTGAGACCATCGGCGCGCGCTATAGCGAAGTGGGCCGTGTGTTCGGCGCCGGGCAATGGCGCTCTTTCGGGCGTATCACCTTCCCTCTGGCCATGCCCGGGCTTGCCGCCAGCCTCTTGCTGGTTTTTGCCATGTCCATCGAGGAATATGGCACGCCTGCCGCGCTGGGGCACAGGATCGGCTTTGACGTACTGGTGACCGGTATCGAGAACCGGATTTCAGAATGGCCCATTGACCTTCCCGGCTCGGCGACCTTGTCACTGGTGCTGGTCGCAATGGCTCTGGTGGCCTTCATGATCCAACGTTGGCTGCTGACGCGGCGCGATTATCGCATTGTCAGCGGCAAACCGCAGGCATCAGCCAAGAGGGCGCTCGGCCTTTGGGCTGTGCCGGTTTCACTCTATTTCGGTTTCATCACCTTTCTCGCCACGGGCCTGCCCATTCTGGCCATTCTAGCAACGGCCTTGTCGCGCACCATATCCGGCGGTCTGACAGCTAAGAATATGGGCATGGATAATTTCTATGAACTGCTTGGCAAGGGCAGCGAGGGGCTGGTTGCCTTGGGCAACTCTCTCGCGTTGGGCGTTTCCACGGCGCTGCTGGCTGGTCTTTTGGGGGCGATTACAGCCTATTCCGTGGTCAAGGGGCGCGGGCGCTTCCGTCTCGTATTGGATGCCTTGTCGATCACGCCAAACTCCCTGCCCGGTGTCGTGGTCGCTGTCGGCATCATTCTGGCATGGAACCAGCCATGGCTACCCGTTACCCCCTATAACACCCCCTTCATTCTGCTGTTGGCCTATATCTGCATCCTGCTGCCGCAGCCGGTGCGCTATGCCACGGCCTCCTTGCACCAGCTGGGCGACAATCTGGAATCGGCGGCCCGTGTCTGCGGGTCCGGCCCGCTCAAGGCATTCATCCGGATCATCTTGCCTCTTATCCTGCCCAGTATGGTCACCTCCATGATCCTCGTTTTTGCCGTAGCCTCGCGCGAGTTGGTCGCCTCGCTTCTCGTTGCGCCCATCGGCTTCCAGACCATCGCCGTTTATATCTGGACCCAGTTTGATCAGGGCTCCGCTGGGCTTGGTATGGCGATGGCCTTTTGCGCCATCATGATCACCACCCTCATACCGCTGGGGCTGATCGGCCTGCTCCGCTGGCTCTCCAAGGGGCAGGTGGCGGGCCTCAACTAG
- a CDS encoding TRAP transporter large permease produces the protein MLLLIGSLVLFMLIGVPIAYSMGLSGLLYFLVYQPDLIAVLPARVYAGMNSSVMLSLPLFIVMGHLMNHGGLTGRLIDFCMLFVGRLRGGLGLVSVLTAMVFGGISGSSVSDAASIGQVMIPAMKKKGYPARTATGLIAASSTMGMIIPPSIPMVIYAFAASESVGRLFLGSLIAGVMVGVFMLGIVLIIAHKNQFPCEEVDLAPAKILRGTMEGLPALLMPLIVVGSVVTGIATATESAAVGALYALLVGLFVYRGLTLKDLPKLFGEAILSSANVMIIIAFSGVFTWILALEHVTQMIGMLFVQLQLGPTLAMLAVAVVILLIGFFVDVSPAILLLTPVFLPALKMLGVSPIQFGAVLISGLAVGLVTPPVGMCLNVCASVSGEGILSVFRGALPFLLANFLVVLLLCLFPILSTWLPSLLMG, from the coding sequence ATGCTCTTGCTCATTGGCAGTCTTGTCCTGTTCATGCTCATCGGTGTCCCCATCGCTTACTCGATGGGCCTGTCGGGGCTCCTCTATTTCCTTGTTTATCAACCGGATCTCATTGCCGTTCTGCCCGCTCGTGTCTATGCGGGGATGAACAGCTCGGTGATGTTGTCGCTGCCGCTCTTCATCGTCATGGGTCATTTGATGAACCATGGCGGGCTCACCGGTCGGCTGATTGATTTTTGCATGCTGTTCGTTGGTCGTCTGCGAGGAGGGCTCGGGCTCGTCTCCGTCCTGACGGCGATGGTGTTTGGCGGCATTTCGGGGTCGTCGGTTTCTGATGCCGCTTCAATCGGTCAGGTGATGATTCCGGCCATGAAGAAAAAAGGCTATCCGGCGCGGACGGCAACCGGCCTGATCGCTGCTTCTTCCACTATGGGCATGATCATTCCACCCTCCATCCCGATGGTCATCTATGCTTTTGCCGCCTCTGAATCGGTCGGTCGGCTTTTCCTTGGCAGCCTGATCGCAGGGGTCATGGTTGGTGTCTTCATGCTGGGTATCGTGCTGATCATTGCACACAAGAACCAGTTCCCTTGCGAAGAGGTGGATCTGGCTCCCGCCAAGATTTTGCGCGGCACGATGGAAGGTTTGCCCGCACTGCTGATGCCGCTCATTGTGGTCGGTTCCGTGGTTACAGGCATCGCCACGGCAACGGAATCCGCTGCTGTCGGCGCACTTTATGCGTTGCTTGTCGGGCTGTTTGTCTATCGTGGCCTCACGTTGAAAGACTTGCCCAAATTGTTTGGCGAGGCCATTCTTAGCTCGGCCAACGTGATGATCATCATTGCCTTTTCTGGTGTCTTTACCTGGATATTGGCGCTTGAACATGTCACGCAAATGATCGGCATGCTGTTTGTGCAGTTGCAGCTCGGCCCGACCTTGGCGATGCTGGCGGTGGCCGTAGTCATTCTGTTGATCGGATTCTTTGTCGATGTCAGCCCGGCCATATTGTTGCTGACGCCGGTCTTCCTGCCTGCGCTCAAGATGCTGGGCGTGTCGCCGATCCAGTTTGGGGCCGTCTTGATCTCTGGCCTCGCTGTCGGGTTGGTGACGCCACCGGTCGGCATGTGTCTCAATGTCTGCGCCAGCGTTTCGGGCGAGGGAATCCTGTCCGTTTTTCGCGGCGCATTGCCCTTCTTGTTGGCAAATTTCCTTGTGGTGTTGTTGCTCTGCCTTTTCCCGATATTGAGCACGTGGCTGCCATCCCTTCTGATGGGCTAG